The proteins below are encoded in one region of Lonchura striata isolate bLonStr1 chromosome 1, bLonStr1.mat, whole genome shotgun sequence:
- the RNF139 gene encoding E3 ubiquitin-protein ligase RNF139, whose protein sequence is MAAPGPPRLPRLRLGPRLRAGLEVALRVPSLFLIDAIFNSAPLPGGSVSAALLGALLRLLGVFVSSVVLVLQQRALFKFYMIASAFLLAATSVLVNYYAALHINFYSAYNTAAFGIQIFPHKGPSLWMALSILQLTFGIGYVTLLNMQSIYSQLIILDILIPVIGLVVELPLNVRQILVFISGLVLTLNTTAILATKIKWFYYSVRYVYLLVRHMYRIYGLQLLMEDTWKRIRFPAVLRVFWLTRLTAQAVVLTYVVKMAENNTEEKFFLISWDNCWELICSLIISGCDSTLTVLGMSAVISSIAHYLGLGILAFIGSTDEDDKRLGFVAPVLFFILALQTGLSGLKPEERLVRLSRNMCLLLTAVLHFIHGMTDPVLMSLSASHVSSFRRHFPVLFVSACLFILPVLLSYILWHHYALNTWLFAVTAFCVELCLKVIVSITVYILFMIDGYYNVLWEKLDDYVYYVRSTGNIIEFIFGVIMFGNGAYTMVFESGSKIRACMMCLHAYFNIYLQAKNGWKTFINRRTAVKKINSLPEVKGARLHEIDDVCAICYHEFTTSARITPCNHYFHALCLRKWLYIQDTCPMCHQKVYIEDKENANVSNNNGFVAPNENPVRVAEEAADAENELNEDNDSSDSDEEDGDCVAQHLNETLNVDSNSLGD, encoded by the exons tgccccggctgcggcTGGGCCCGCGGCTGCGGGCCGGGCTGGAGGTCGCGCTGCGGGTGCCGAGCCTGTTCCTCATCGACGCCATCTTCAACTCGGCCCCGCTGCCGGGCGGCTCCGTGAGCGCCGCGCTGCTGGGCGCGCTGCTGCGGCTGCTGG GTGTCTTTGTATCCAGCGTTGTTCTGGTCTTACAACAGCGAGCACTTTTCAAGTTCTACATGATTGCCTCAGCGTTTCTGCTGGCTGCAACTTCAGTGTTGGTGAATTACTATGCTGCTTTGCACATAAACTTCTACAGTGCCTACAACACAGCTGCATTTGGAATTCAGATTTTCCCACATAAAGGACCTTCACTATGGATGGCACTTTCCATCCTTCAGCTTACCTTTGGAATTGGATATGTTACATTGCTAAACATGCAGTCCATATACTCTCAACTCATCATCCTGGATATACTGATTCCTGTAATTGGCTTGGTCGTTGAATTACCTTTAAATGTCCGGCAAatacttgtttttatttcaggcCTAGTTCTGACACTAAATACCACGGCCATTTTAGCTACAAAAATTAAGTGGTTCTATTATTCGGTACGATACGTTTATCTGCTGGTGAGGCACATGTATCGTATTTATGGATTACAGCTATTGATGGAAGATACGTGGAAAAGGATTCGGTTTCCAGCTGTACTGCGTGTCTTTTGGCTAACAAGACTTACAGCACAAGCTGTGGTATTAACTTATGTAGTAAAGATGGCTGAAaacaacacagaagaaaaattcttCTTGATATCATGGGATAACTGTTGGGAACTGATCTGCAGCCTGATCATAAGTGGGTGTGACTCTACTTTAACTGTATTGGGCATGAGTGCCGTCATTTCATCAATAGCGCATTATTTGGGACTTGGTATCCTGGCCTTCATTGGGTCAACTGATGAGGATGACAAAAGGCTTGGGTTTGTAGCACCCgtcttgttttttattttggctCTGCAGACTGGTTTAAGTGGACTGAAACCAGAGGAACGATTAGTTCGCCTGAGTCGAAACATGTGCCTTTTGTTGACCGCAGTCCTGCATTTTATCCATGGAATGACAGACCCCGTGCTGATGTCTCTCAGTGCCTCCCATGTGTCATCGTTCCGCAGACACTTTCCTGTACTGTTTGTCTCCGCTTGCCTTTTCATTCTTCCAGTTCTGCTCAGTTACATCCTCTGGCACCACTATGCACTAAACACTTGGCTTTTTGCAGTCACAGCATTCTGTGTAGAGCTTTGCCTAAAAGTAATAGTTTCTATCACTGTTTATATATTGTTTATGATTGATGGCTACTATAATGTGCTATGGGAAAAACTTGATGATTATGTCTATTATGTTCGCTCAACTGGCAATATTATTGAGTTTATATTTGGAGTAATCATGTTTGGAAATGGAGCTTACACAATGGTTTTTGAATCAGGAAGCAAGATTCGTGCTTGCATGATGTGTCTGCACGCATACTTCAACATCTACCTGCAAGCCAAGAATGGCTGGAAGACTTTTATAAACCGCCGCACCGCTGTGAAGAAAATCAACTCGCTTCCAGAGGTAAAAGGAGCTCGGTTACATGAAATTGATGATGTCTGTGCAATCTGCTACCACGAGTTCACCACCTCTGCGCGCATTACTCCATGCAACCATTATTTCCACGCACTTTGTCTTCGGAAGTGGCTGTACATTCAGGACACGTGCCCAATGTGCCATCAGAAAGTGTATATTGAGGACAAAGAAAATGCCAATGTCTCTAACAACAACGGGTTTGTAGCACCAAATGAAAATCCTGTACGGGTTGCAGAAGAAGCTGCTGATGCTGAAAATGAATTAAATGAAGATAATGACAGTTCTGATAGTGATGAGGAAGATGGTGACTGTGTGGCACAGCACTTGAATGAGACTCTTAATGTTGACTCTAACTCCCTTGGTGATTAA